From Denitrovibrio acetiphilus DSM 12809, the proteins below share one genomic window:
- a CDS encoding ABC transporter ATP-binding protein: protein MSDKTSETPLLSVRNLYKRFDISGGLLDQIKFKNGKFKLEQTLVKALNNVSIDIKKGETFSVVGESGCGKSTLGRTIMGLYPPNGGEIYYKGERIDNLSPKKMLPYRSKMQMVFQDPYASLNPRKTIKQTLEGPLKYHNPHLSPSEVKDRIEEVMLQVGSDPKWISRMPHEFSGGQRQRISIARALVVDPEFIVADEPISALDVSIQAQILNLLMDAQEQRNLTYLFVAHDLSVVEHISTNVVVMYLGTVCELAETSLLFGEPKHPYTKALLSAIPTLDGRKSERLKLTGEVPTPINLPSGCVFHGRCPYADGRCREEIPALIQHKDGRKIACHAVEEGRI from the coding sequence GTGAGTGATAAGACTAGTGAGACTCCGCTTCTCAGTGTCAGAAACCTCTATAAGCGGTTTGATATATCCGGCGGACTGCTTGATCAGATAAAATTTAAAAATGGAAAGTTTAAGCTGGAGCAAACGCTCGTAAAGGCTCTGAATAACGTCAGTATAGATATCAAAAAAGGCGAAACATTCAGTGTTGTCGGAGAAAGCGGCTGTGGGAAATCCACTCTCGGACGTACCATTATGGGGCTTTACCCTCCTAATGGCGGCGAGATATACTATAAAGGCGAACGTATCGACAACCTTAGCCCAAAGAAAATGCTGCCTTACCGAAGCAAGATGCAGATGGTTTTTCAGGACCCGTATGCATCGCTTAATCCCAGAAAGACTATAAAACAGACCCTTGAAGGTCCTTTGAAATATCATAACCCTCATTTGTCACCATCAGAGGTGAAAGACAGGATTGAAGAAGTTATGCTTCAGGTCGGAAGTGACCCTAAGTGGATAAGCCGTATGCCGCATGAGTTCTCCGGCGGTCAGCGCCAGAGGATAAGTATTGCAAGAGCACTTGTCGTTGACCCTGAGTTTATCGTTGCGGATGAGCCTATATCTGCACTGGATGTTTCCATTCAGGCTCAGATACTCAATTTGCTTATGGATGCTCAGGAGCAGAGGAATCTTACATATCTTTTCGTGGCTCACGATCTTTCTGTGGTGGAGCATATCAGCACTAATGTTGTTGTTATGTATCTGGGGACTGTCTGCGAGCTTGCGGAGACATCACTTTTGTTTGGTGAGCCGAAACACCCGTACACAAAAGCTTTGCTTAGTGCGATACCTACTCTGGACGGAAGAAAGTCTGAACGGCTGAAACTGACAGGGGAAGTGCCCACTCCTATAAATCTGCCAAGTGGATGCGTCTTTCACGGAAGGTGCCCCTATGCAGACGGCAGATGCCGTGAGGAGATCCCTGCTCTTATACAGCACAAAGACGGAAGGAAGATTGCCTGTCATGCTGTTGAAGAAGGCAGAATATAA